Genomic segment of Mycolicibacterium sarraceniae:
ACACCGAGAGCACAGCCTCTCGGTGATCTTTGATCGGATGGGCGCCGGCGGGGACGGCAATTACCTGTGGGCCTTCGCCGCTGCCGCGCTGATCGGCATCTACCAGTACTACGGTTTCGAGGCCTGCGGCGATGTCGCCGAGGAGGTTCCCAACCCTGGCCGCCTGATTCCCAAGGCGATGCGCCGCACCATCTACGTCGGTGGTGCGGCCGCGACGTTCGTCTGCCTGGCACTGGTGCTGGCCGTCACCGATATCCCAGCCGTCATCGCCGGCACCGAGACCGACCCGGTCAGCACCCTGCTCAACGACGCCTTCGGCAGCGTGGGCGCCCGCATCGTGCTGTTCATCGTGCTCATCTCGTTCCTGTCCTGCGCGATGAGCTTGCAGGCGGCCGCGAGCCGGCTGGCGTACTCGTACGGCCGCGACGGCATGATCATGGGAAGCACGTTGCTCAAGAAGTTCTCGCCCACCCGGCACGTCCCGCCCTATGCGCTGCTGTTGGCCGCGCTGGCGCCCGCGGTGATCGTGATTGGTTCGAAGTTCTCCACCGACGCCATCACCAAGATCATCAGCTTCGCAGCCTTCGGCATCTACCTGGCTTTCCAGATGGTGGTGTTCGCTGCGCTTCGCGCCCGACTCAAGGGCTGGGTGCCCAGCGGCAAGTACCGGCTGGGACGGTGGGCCGTGGCCGTCAACGTCGCTGCACTGATCTACGGCGTCGTCGCGATGATCAACATGGCCTGGCCCCGGACACCCGGTGCCCCGTGGTACGACAACTGGATAGTCGCGCTCTCCGCAGTGATCGTGGTGGGAATCGGCTTGGTATACATGGTCATTCACCCGCTCCACGACCGCAGCAGCGCACCCTACGACGATGCCATCCCCAAGCGCTGAGCCGGCATTGGCCACAACAGCGTGGCCCGTCGGCTATCCCAGCGTCGGCGTGACGATGCGCGGCTCACCGCGACAATGGTCTGAGGGTGGCCGCTGTGGCTGACTATCCGGAGTACTCTCCACCGGGCACGGCTGCGACGACTGGATACGTCGAGGCGAACGGGCTGACGTTCGCCTATATCGAGGGGGCTCAGGGCCCCTCGTGCTGATGCTCCATGCACCCGACCGGGGTGTCTGCTTTGGATGCCGATCAGGAGACGCTGGCCCGCGATCCGCTCGCCCTGATCTCCGCTTTGGGGCGCAGGACAGTTCTCGGCATACAAGCTGCCAGGTGCTGCGAAACGCTTCGCCCGCAACAATTTCGAAGCGTTGCCCGCGATCTATCGACGTTGGTCACCGACGTGGAGACCTCCGCCAGAGGAGTTCGATGCTGTGCGGGAGTGCTTCGCAAGCCCGGGGAGTCTCGACGCGGAGTTCGGCTATTACCGCAAGCTGTGGCCGTTGCCGTCTACGTCGTTGAGGGCGCGGATCACGGTGCCGATGGTCGTCTTCGCCGGGCTCGACGATCCCGTCGTCGAGGTGTCGGACTACCTGCGCGCCGCACGGATGTTCCTGGGCTCGTATGTCATTGAGGAAATTCCTGGTGGGCACTTCATGCATCGGGAGCGTCTGGGGGTGTTCGCGGAGTGGGTTTTGCGGCATCTTTGAGCGGTCCGTTCGTGTCGGACCTTCCTGCCATGATGTTGTTATGTCCTCGACCGCCGAGCTGATGCCAATTGAGCTTCTGGAGCGGGTGTTTGAGGAGTTGGCGGAGCTGGCCGGTCAGCGCAATGCGATTGATGGGCGGATCGTGGACCTTATCGCTGAGCTGGACCACGGCAATCTGTGTGGCATGACCGGGGCGCGGTCGGTGGCCGCGGTGGTGGCCTGGAAATTGGGCACCACATCGGCCAACGGCAAGACGATTGCGGCGGTGGCGCATCGTATCTCGGAGTTTCCCCGCTGCGTGGCAGCCCTGCGGGAGGGCCGGCTGTCGGTCGACCAGGCCGGGGTCATCGCCGCCCGCGCCGCCGAGGGATCCGATGAGCACTACGCGCAGCTGGCCTCGGTGGGCTCGGTCAGCCAGCTGCGCACCGCGGTCAAGTTGGAGCCACGCCCACCCAAGCCTGGTCCGCAGCCCGACCCGCCACGCTCGATCCATAAAACGTCGGGCGAGGAGTCGACCAGCTGGAAGATCACCCTGCCCCAGGACGAAGCTGCGACCTTCGATGCGGCCCTGCAATCGCACCGCGACGCACTGATCGCCGAGTACCAGAACGACCACGGCAGCGGTTCGGCAGAGAATGCGCCACCGTGCCCAAACACCGTGGATGCGTTCATGAGCCTGGTCGAAGCCGGCTGGGACACCGACGTCGCGCGCCGCGCGCACGGGCAACGCACCACCGTCGTCGTGCACGTCGATGTTGAACAGCGCGTTGCGGCGCTGCATTTGGGCCCGCTGCTCACCGACGGCGATCGCCAGTATCTGACCTGTGACGCCACCTGCGAGGTCTGGTTCGAACACGACGGCCAGCCCATCGGCGCCGGGCGCACCACCCGCACCATCAACCGCCGCCTGCGCCGGGCGCTCGAACACCGCGACACCGCCTGCGCCATACCGGGCTGCACCGCCACCCGGGGACTGCACGCCCACCACATCCAGCACTGGGAAAACGGCGGCCCCGCCGACCACCTCACCGTCATCGACCGCGACGGACAACAACTCACCGATATCGGTTAGGTCAAGGAACTTTGTTCGTGGTGCCCGCGATCTGACCGATGACAGACCTCGATGTGGTCGTCAGGCGTTGAGTTCGGCCAAGGTCACCAGAAGATACGGGCCCGATGGATTGATGACTAGCCCCCCGTAGCCGTCCGCGCGAACCCTTCCGACAACTTCGCGAGTGGTTGCCTTCAAGACCGCATCCGCTGGGTTGTAGGCCACGACCTCCGGAGCGCTAGTGAATGCGAGCAATCCGGGGGAGCCATCCGGCATCACCGTCGCGCGGAATCCGGCCTTGCCCGGAATCGAAGTCTCGTCGACCACAAGCAGCATCGGACCATCCTGTTTGAGTAGGGCGAGGACTGCATGTCGGTCGATACGGCCGACTGCAAGGTCGGCGATGGCCCCTTTGCGGCCTTCGTTGTGCGGAGCACGCAGTGCGAAGTCAATTTCCGCTGCAGACAGCGCACAGGTCGGGCCTTCCGGGTCAATGTAGAGCCAGGCGTCTTGCTGATTCCTGGCGAAGTCGAGCGCACCAGTTCACCCATCCCGATCGTCGCCGCAGTGAGCTTCATCAACTCGATGATGGTCGCCGCACTACCGACCGGCGGTTCGAAATAGGCGTAGCGCGCGGTGCCCGGATCGCCACCCGACCACACCACCGGCCAACCCGCGGCCTGCCCGGCCGCCAGCGCGGTGTCATAGTCCTGCGCCCAATACGCCTACTGGTGAAAGCCGTCGCCCCCGGCCGAGGTGAACTCCGCAGAGATCGACTCGGCGTCATTGTCCTGGTGAATGATCTCGATCTGCAGATCGCCACTGTTGGCCAACGCCAGCGACAGCTTGACCGTGCACTCCTGGCCGCGATAGTTCCCGGTCTGCTCGATGCCGCGCATCACGTAGAACGGGCCGACGCCCAACGCCAGAAACTCAGCGAGCGCTTTGTCGAAATCCCGCACGATATAACCGATTTGGCGAATCACACCGGGCAGCACGAGTCCAGACACCAAATTTCCTCTCAGCCCGGGAGCACCGGCACCGCGCCGGGCGTCAGGAAAGGCCGCACATCCGACCAGGATTGACTGTTTTCGGCACCGGTGCCCGACAGCTGCAGCACCCCCCGCACGTCCGACACGTAGACGGCGGCCGGGTTGGCCGCGACCGCCGACACCGGCATCACGATGTTGGCACTCGGGCCATCGGAATTCACACCGTCGAGGTTCACATAGGACACCGGATGCGCGGCATCGGTGCGGGTGACGACGATATCGTCGCCGGTGCGCCACGACAGCGACACCACTGACGAGCCAAGGCCGAAACCGAGCCTGCGTGGATACGTCAGCGAGAACTCCCCAGCCGGCGTCTGTTCCACTCCGGCCAGGATCACCTGCCCGTTGACCACCATCGCGGCCCTCGTGCTGTCACGGGAAAGCTGCAATTCGGTGACCGCACCGGGGAAGCGGGACGTCACTGCCGCGGAATCCACCGGAATTCGCGCCGGCTGCCCGGAAGCCGCTTCCTGAATGACCCGCACCACGCTGTTGCCGTCAACCACGACCCACACCGCGTCGTCCAACGCCCACGACGGCCGGGTCAACGACCGCGCATCGGTGGCCTTCGCCGCCGCGCCACCGTTCGGGCCGATCCACAGCGACGACGCCATGTCCGGCGCACCGGGTCGCACGACCGTCACTGATGCGATGTCCTGACCGGTGCGCGACAGTGCCGCCGACACCTGGCCGGGCATCTGGCCGAACATCCCGGGCACCGGGGTGGCCTGCTGGCCGTCCAGCGACACCATCGCCCCATTGATCAGCGCGTGCACACCCGCCGAGGCACCGTCGACCGCACCCGGATCGGTGGCCGCGACATCCGTGGTGTTCCAGCCGTCCTTGAACCTGTCATCCAGAGCCGCGCCGTCGGCATTGATCACGTACGGGCCTTTGATATCGGCCCGGGCCAACGTCCAAATAATCTGCGCGGCAAGCAGTTGCCGACTGTGCGGATCCGTGGTCGTCAGGTTCTCCAGATCGATGCGCGCGCCTCCATAGCCGCGCCCAATACCGGTCTTGCCGCCGTCGGCACGGGTGACCGGGCCGATCAGCTTCAGCGGTCCGAGCAGATTGCGCACCGTTCGCGCCATCTCCGAGCGCGGGCCGGCGATCAGTTTGGTGACCAGTTCGGTCGCCAGCTGATCGGCGTCGGAGACCGCAACGTAGCGCGGATCGGGAACGACGGTCTTGCCGGTCGGGTCGACGAAGTACAACGTGTTGCGCTTATAGGTCGCCTGGAATTGCTGCCAGTCCAGGAACACCCCGTTGGGCAGCTTGTTGATTCGCCAGCCGTCCGGAGTCTGCACCATGTCGAGCGGACCCGGATCGGGCAACTGGCCACCGGCGGTCTCGAAAACACCCACATCCGACAGCGACCCGAGCATATCGGCCTTCATGGTGACCGAAACCCGGTCAGGAGTGCGGGTTTCGATGAATACGACATTGTCGATCAGCAGTGCGCTGCCCTGGTCGTCCCACGCATTCGACGCCGACGCGGTGAGGAACTGCCGGGCCGCCAGATGCCGGTTGGCGGGATCGGCAGTGGCCTTGAGGAATTCACGCAGGAGCTGGTCGGGATCCATACCAGGAGTCGGCTTGGGCAGACTCTTTGGCTGGGGGCGCTCGACGGTACCGATCGCCTGCGGCGCCGAGGAATTCGGCACTCCGGCACACCCGCCTGTCAACATCGCGACCAGTCCGGCCATCACGAGAGCCAGCAGCCGGCGTGTCACACGCTCTCCCCCGCCGGCTCCCGATGACGCACCTGGCGTTGACCCATGCGGTTGTCATTGCGTTCTGCAGCAACCGGTTTCAGCGGCAGCGGGCTGGTGGTCACCTTGTGGCCACGTGTCAGCGGCAGCGTCAGCCGGAAGCACGCGCCCTTACCAGGTTCGCCCCACGCCTCCAGCCGGCCCTGGTGCAGCCTGGCGTCCTCAATGCTGATCGCCAGGCCCAGGCCGGTCCCTCCGGAGCGGCGCACCCGTGACGGATCCGAACGCCAGAACCGACTGAACACCAGTTTCTCCTCGCCGGGCCGCAATCCGACCCCGTAATCGCGGACCGTTACCGCTACGGTGTCCTCGTCGGCCGCCATCCGGATGTGCACCGGCTTGTGTTCGGCGTGGTCGATCGCATTGGCGATCAGATTGCGCAGGATGCGCTCGACGCGGCGGGCATCAACTTCTGCGATCACCTCGTAATCGGGCAGATTCACCATCAGTTCGATACCGGCCTCATCGGCCAGGTGGCCGACATTGCCCAGCGCGCTGTTGACCGTCGAACGCAGATCGACCGCCTCCACCGACAATTCGGCGACGCCCGCATCGTGGCGGGAGATCTCCAGCAGGTCGTTGAGCAAGGTCTCGAACCGGTCCAACTCGTTAACCATCAGCTCGGTGGAACGGCGCAGCGCCGGGTCCAGCTGTTCGGAATGGTCGTGAATCAGGTCTGCCGCCATCCGCACCGTGGTCAGCGGGGTGCGCAGCTCGTGGCTGACGTCAGAGGTGAACCGGCGTTGCAGGTTGCCGAACTCCTCGAGGTTGGTGATCTGGCGCTGCAGGCTTTCGGCCATATCGTTGAATGACACCGCCAGCCGGGCCATATCGTCCTCACCGCGCACCGGCATCCGCTCGGACAGGTGCCCCTCGGCGAAGCGTTCGGCGATCCGCGATGCCGAGCGCACCGGCAGCACCACCTGCCGCGACACCAGTAGCGCGATGCCGGCGAGCAACACCAGCAGCACGAGCCCGCCGGTGGCCATCGTGCCGCGCACCAGCGTGATCGTGTTCTCCTCGCTGTTCAGCGGGAAGATCAGGTACAGCTCGAGATTCGGCACATGTGACAGCGTCGGTGTGCCGATCAACAAGGCCGGACCGGTGAAGCTCTCGGTGCGCACCGTCGAGTACTGGTAGCTCACCTGGCCGGCTTTGACGAAGTCGCGCAACGACTTCGGAATCTGATCGACCGGCCCGGCCGCGGTGGCAGCCCGCGGGCCGTCTCCGGGAACCACCAGCACCGCGTCGAACGTGCCGGCCAGCGCCGCGCCCGAAGACTGACCGGTCTTGGAAATCAACGTATTACGTGCCAGCTGCAGGCTGCTGTCCAGCGAGCGTGCCTCTTCACCGCTGACCGTGCCACTGACGGTATTGCGCGCCCGGTCCAACTCTTCGGTCGCCGCATGAACTTTCACGTCGAGCACCCGGTTGGTGATCTGGCTGGTGAGTATAAACCCCAGCGCCACGATGACCGCCGCCGACAAGCCCAGTGTCAGAACCACCACGCGCAACTGCAGCGAACGCCGCCAGATCAACCCCAGCGCTCGGCTCAGCGCACTCATACCCCGCACCAGGGGGCCGGATCGTCCCCACGGGCCGCGGATGCGCTGCTTCGAGCCGAACATCACCTACAGCGCTCCTCCGGCTGGCGGATCACGGGGGTCCGGCCTTGTATCCCACTCCTCGAACGGTCAGCACCACTTGCGGGTTCTCGGGATCCTTCTCGACCTTTGCCCGCAAGCGCTGGACATGCACGTTCACCAAACGGGTATCCGCGGGGTGTCGATAACCCCACACCTGTTCCAGCAGTACATCTCGAGTAAACACCTGCCGCGGTTTGCGTGCCAGCGCCACCAGCAGGTCGAACTCCAGCGGTGTCAGCGAAATCTGCTCGCCTTCGCGAGTGACCTTGTGCGCCGGCACATCGATATCGATATCGGCGATCGACAGCATTTCGGCCGGCTCATCCTCGTTGCGCCGCAGCCGGGCACGGACGCGCGCCACCAGTTCCTTGGGCTTGAACGGCTTCATCACGTAGTCATCGGCACCGGACTCCAGCCCCAGCACCACGTCCACGGTGTCGGTCTTGGCCGTCAGCATGACGATCGGCACACCGGAGTCAGCCCGCAGCACGCGGCACACGTCAATACCGTTCATGCCGGGCAACATGAGGTCCAGCAACACCAGATCGGGACGCAGTTCACGCACAGCGGTCAGCGCCTGCGAGCCGTCGCCGATGACCGCGGTATCGAAACCCTCGCCACGCAACACAATGGTGAGCATCTCGGCCAGCGATGGGTCGTCGTCGACTACGAGAATCCTTTGCCTCATGGAGTCCATGGTGTCACCGAATTGGGACAAACCCCGGCTATCACACGGGCGAGTTGCGACATTTCCGCTGCGTGGGGTGCCCTAACGGATCAACGCGGCCGCCAACGCCGCCGGATCGACATCCGGGGCGACGATCGACCACGGTCCGCCCCAGTTGGCAGCGCCCAGTTCGGCATAGACCGCACCGGTCCGCCGCTGCAGTCCGTCGTCGCGCTCGTAGGCGTCACGGGCGCGGTCGGCCTCCTGTTCGGCCCGCTGCTTGGCGCGCTGGGCGGCCAGTTCCACCGACGCGTCGAGCAGGATCTGCCGATCGGGCTTGGGCAAGCCGAACCGGCCGTATTCGAGTTCACCGACCCACGACACCGCCTCCCCGGCGGCGTCCTGGTGCAGCCGGGCCGCGCTGTAGGCGGCGTTGGAGGCGACGTAGCGATCCAGGATGACGACGTCGTGCTCGACGGTCAGCGCGGCGATCTGGTCGCTGGCCCCGGCCCGGTCGAGCGCGAACAGCGTCGCCATCGCGTACACCGAGGAGGCCAAGTCGCCGTGCTGACCGTCCAGCGCCTCACTGGCGAGGTCGGCGTGGATCGATTGGCCGTAACGCGGAAAGGCCAGTGTGGTGACGGATTTACCGTCGGACTCGAACGCGCGCTGCAAACCGTCGGTCAGCGTGCGCTTGCCGGCCCCGTCCAATCCCTCGATCACGATGAGCACGGGGGCAGCCTAGCCGCGATTAGTAGCGGTAGTGCTCCGGCTTGTACGGGCCGTCGACGTCTACGCCGATGTACTCGGCCTGCTCCTTGGTGAGCTTGGTCAGCGTGCCGCCGAGCGCCTCGACGTGAATCTTGGCGACCTTCTCATCGAGGTGCTTGGCGAGGCGGTAGACCTCGTTGTCGTACTCGTCGTTCTTGGTCCACAGTTCGATCTGGGCGATCACCTGGTTGGAGAAGCTGTTGCTCATCACGAATGACGGGTGACCCGTTGCGTTGCCCAGGTTCAGCAGGCGGCCCTCGGAGAGCACGATGATCGACTTGCCGGAGTCACCGAAGGTCCACTCATCGACCTGCGGCTTGATGTTGATCCTGGTGGCGCCCGACCGCTCCAGGCGCGCCATCTCGATCTCGTCGTCGAAGTGTCCGATGTTGCCCAGGATCGCCTGGTGCTTCATCGCCTTCATGTGCTCGAGGGTGATGATGCCCTGGTTGCCGGTCGCGGTGATGACGATGTCGGCCCAGCCGATCGCCTCTTCGACGCTCTTGACCTCGAAACCATCCATCAGCGCCTGGAGCGCGTTGATCGGGTCGATCTCGGTGACCGCGACGCGGGCGCCCTGCGCCTTGA
This window contains:
- a CDS encoding APC family permease, whose product is MASPSNPSSASEGYYDFHDEDDAAHLHALGYKSEFKRDMSPWANFSLGFTYLSPVVGVYTLFAFALATGGPPMIWSFLIVGLGQLLVALVFSEIVAQFPVAGGVYPWARRLWGRRYAWMTGWIYMVALLVTISSVVYGAGPYIAAAFGIEATVDNTIAFALALLALATTINFMGTKVLARAAIIGFSAELIGALVVGVWLLVSHREHSLSVIFDRMGAGGDGNYLWAFAAAALIGIYQYYGFEACGDVAEEVPNPGRLIPKAMRRTIYVGGAAATFVCLALVLAVTDIPAVIAGTETDPVSTLLNDAFGSVGARIVLFIVLISFLSCAMSLQAAASRLAYSYGRDGMIMGSTLLKKFSPTRHVPPYALLLAALAPAVIVIGSKFSTDAITKIISFAAFGIYLAFQMVVFAALRARLKGWVPSGKYRLGRWAVAVNVAALIYGVVAMINMAWPRTPGAPWYDNWIVALSAVIVVGIGLVYMVIHPLHDRSSAPYDDAIPKR
- a CDS encoding VOC family protein, which translates into the protein MSGLVLPGVIRQIGYIVRDFDKALAEFLALGVGPFYVMRGIEQTGNYRGQECTVKLSLALANSGDLQIEIIHQDNDAESISAEFTSAGGDGFHQ
- the lpqB gene encoding MtrAB system accessory lipoprotein LpqB codes for the protein MAGLVAMLTGGCAGVPNSSAPQAIGTVERPQPKSLPKPTPGMDPDQLLREFLKATADPANRHLAARQFLTASASNAWDDQGSALLIDNVVFIETRTPDRVSVTMKADMLGSLSDVGVFETAGGQLPDPGPLDMVQTPDGWRINKLPNGVFLDWQQFQATYKRNTLYFVDPTGKTVVPDPRYVAVSDADQLATELVTKLIAGPRSEMARTVRNLLGPLKLIGPVTRADGGKTGIGRGYGGARIDLENLTTTDPHSRQLLAAQIIWTLARADIKGPYVINADGAALDDRFKDGWNTTDVAATDPGAVDGASAGVHALINGAMVSLDGQQATPVPGMFGQMPGQVSAALSRTGQDIASVTVVRPGAPDMASSLWIGPNGGAAAKATDARSLTRPSWALDDAVWVVVDGNSVVRVIQEAASGQPARIPVDSAAVTSRFPGAVTELQLSRDSTRAAMVVNGQVILAGVEQTPAGEFSLTYPRRLGFGLGSSVVSLSWRTGDDIVVTRTDAAHPVSYVNLDGVNSDGPSANIVMPVSAVAANPAAVYVSDVRGVLQLSGTGAENSQSWSDVRPFLTPGAVPVLPG
- the mtrB gene encoding MtrAB system histidine kinase MtrB — translated: MMFGSKQRIRGPWGRSGPLVRGMSALSRALGLIWRRSLQLRVVVLTLGLSAAVIVALGFILTSQITNRVLDVKVHAATEELDRARNTVSGTVSGEEARSLDSSLQLARNTLISKTGQSSGAALAGTFDAVLVVPGDGPRAATAAGPVDQIPKSLRDFVKAGQVSYQYSTVRTESFTGPALLIGTPTLSHVPNLELYLIFPLNSEENTITLVRGTMATGGLVLLVLLAGIALLVSRQVVLPVRSASRIAERFAEGHLSERMPVRGEDDMARLAVSFNDMAESLQRQITNLEEFGNLQRRFTSDVSHELRTPLTTVRMAADLIHDHSEQLDPALRRSTELMVNELDRFETLLNDLLEISRHDAGVAELSVEAVDLRSTVNSALGNVGHLADEAGIELMVNLPDYEVIAEVDARRVERILRNLIANAIDHAEHKPVHIRMAADEDTVAVTVRDYGVGLRPGEEKLVFSRFWRSDPSRVRRSGGTGLGLAISIEDARLHQGRLEAWGEPGKGACFRLTLPLTRGHKVTTSPLPLKPVAAERNDNRMGQRQVRHREPAGESV
- a CDS encoding SseB family protein, whose product is MLLVVDETSIPGKAGFRATVMPDGSPGLLAFTSAPEVVAYNPADAVLKATTREVVGRVRADGYGGLVINPSGPYLLVTLAELNA
- a CDS encoding dTMP kinase, yielding MLIVIEGLDGAGKRTLTDGLQRAFESDGKSVTTLAFPRYGQSIHADLASEALDGQHGDLASSVYAMATLFALDRAGASDQIAALTVEHDVVILDRYVASNAAYSAARLHQDAAGEAVSWVGELEYGRFGLPKPDRQILLDASVELAAQRAKQRAEQEADRARDAYERDDGLQRRTGAVYAELGAANWGGPWSIVAPDVDPAALAAALIR
- the mtrA gene encoding two-component system response regulator MtrA, yielding MDSMRQRILVVDDDPSLAEMLTIVLRGEGFDTAVIGDGSQALTAVRELRPDLVLLDLMLPGMNGIDVCRVLRADSGVPIVMLTAKTDTVDVVLGLESGADDYVMKPFKPKELVARVRARLRRNEDEPAEMLSIADIDIDVPAHKVTREGEQISLTPLEFDLLVALARKPRQVFTRDVLLEQVWGYRHPADTRLVNVHVQRLRAKVEKDPENPQVVLTVRGVGYKAGPP
- a CDS encoding alpha/beta fold hydrolase translates to MRECFASPGSLDAEFGYYRKLWPLPSTSLRARITVPMVVFAGLDDPVVEVSDYLRAARMFLGSYVIEEIPGGHFMHRERLGVFAEWVLRHL
- a CDS encoding HNH endonuclease signature motif containing protein — translated: MSSTAELMPIELLERVFEELAELAGQRNAIDGRIVDLIAELDHGNLCGMTGARSVAAVVAWKLGTTSANGKTIAAVAHRISEFPRCVAALREGRLSVDQAGVIAARAAEGSDEHYAQLASVGSVSQLRTAVKLEPRPPKPGPQPDPPRSIHKTSGEESTSWKITLPQDEAATFDAALQSHRDALIAEYQNDHGSGSAENAPPCPNTVDAFMSLVEAGWDTDVARRAHGQRTTVVVHVDVEQRVAALHLGPLLTDGDRQYLTCDATCEVWFEHDGQPIGAGRTTRTINRRLRRALEHRDTACAIPGCTATRGLHAHHIQHWENGGPADHLTVIDRDGQQLTDIG